A DNA window from Mya arenaria isolate MELC-2E11 chromosome 17, ASM2691426v1 contains the following coding sequences:
- the LOC128223489 gene encoding spidroin-2-like, with product MAFASGPGFYLKPSASGPGFYLKPMAFASGPGFYLKPSASGPGFYLKPMTFASGPGFYLKPSASGPGFYLKPSASGPGFYLKPMAFASGPGFYLKPSASGPGFYLKPSASVPGFYLKPSASGPGFYLKPSASVPVFFNLKPSASGPGFYLKPMAFASGPGFYLKPSASGPGFYLKPMAFASGPGFYLKPSASGPGFYLKPLASGLGFYLKPMASEPGFYLKPSASGPGFYLKLTASEPGFYLKPSASVPVF from the coding sequence ATGGCTTTTGCTTCCGGACCAGGTTTCTACCTGAAGCCATCAGCTTCCGGACCGGGTTTTTACCTGAAGCCGATGGCTTTTGCTTCCGGACCAGGTTTCTACCTGAAGCCATCAGCTTCCGGACCGGGATTTTACCTGAAGCCGATGACTTTTGCTTCCGGACCAGGTTTCTACCTGAAGCCATCAGCTTCTGGACCAGGTTTCTACCTGAAGCCATCAGCTTCCGGACCGGGTTTCTATCTGAAGCCGATGGCTTTTGCTTCCGGACCAGGTTTCTACCTGAAGCCATCAGCTTCTGGACCAGGTTTCTACCTGAAGCCATCAGCTTCCGTGCCAGGTTTCTACCTGAAGCCATCAGCTTCTGGACCAGGTTTCTACCTGAAGCCATCAGCTTCCGTACCAGTTTTTTTTAACCTGAAGCCATCAGCTTCCGGTCCGGGTTTCTACCTGAAGCCGATGGCTTTTGCTTCCGGACCAGGTTTCTACCTGAAGCCATCAGCTTCCGGACCGGGTTTCTATCTGAAGCCGATGGCTTTTGCTTCCGGACCAGGTTTCTACCTGAAGCCATCAGCTTCCGGGCCAGGTTTCTACCTGAAGCCATTAGCTTCCGGACTGGGTTTCTACCTGAAGCCGATGGCTTCTGAACCAGGTTTCTACCTGAAGCCATCAGCTTCCGGGCCAGGTTTTTACCTGAAGCTAACAGCTTCTGAACCAGGTTTCTACCTGAAGCCATCAGCTTCCGTACCAGTTTTTTAA